From Kamptonema formosum PCC 6407, a single genomic window includes:
- a CDS encoding RtcB family protein, with amino-acid sequence MQQPKNLNRLLRALAREGLDVSYNNKVYSICLNSSLKFDGDDRAAKTAEILLPEGFPVEAKAFKQLANLAQVSHPKGGCVCCAIATPDFHPGDAGVAIGSVVETQGIIVPAAVGSDINCGMRLHVADLTIDRFLAQRDRFVELMKGDYFFGTRDVAMTAKTARSMFQYGIPGWLDGMLDKATGSAIDSDWTQLAKECDRVYLGGSMNGDVKWAPAELVPSSGIVRDGGLATIGGGNHFVEIQVVEEVVDKAYAYNWGVRSGQLAFMIHSGSRNVGKYIGGMWRDRAQEAWPKHLKTPESRLFPLSAHDTPNLVADYLQAQATAANYGFLNRLLLAELLRLRLRQVYGDIEAPLVYDLPHNITLVEGAGWVTRKGACPAHSGQPAIVPGSMGAPSYLLVGLGNPQFLNSASHGAGRARSRFDLTRQGADKTEEKLGLTGVDCITLRQERRIEEAPAAYKPIQPAIDAQVEAKMVDIVAIMQPVLTFKA; translated from the coding sequence ATGCAGCAGCCAAAAAATCTCAATCGGCTCCTGCGGGCTTTAGCTCGTGAGGGTTTGGATGTCAGTTACAACAACAAAGTTTACTCAATTTGTCTCAATAGTTCCCTAAAATTTGACGGGGACGATCGCGCTGCTAAAACAGCAGAAATTTTGCTCCCAGAGGGTTTCCCAGTGGAAGCAAAAGCGTTTAAACAATTGGCGAATTTAGCTCAAGTTAGCCATCCCAAAGGTGGTTGTGTTTGCTGCGCGATCGCGACTCCAGATTTTCATCCAGGTGATGCAGGAGTTGCGATCGGTTCTGTTGTGGAAACACAAGGAATTATCGTTCCTGCTGCTGTCGGTTCAGACATCAACTGCGGGATGCGGTTGCACGTTGCTGACTTGACGATCGATCGCTTCCTCGCCCAGCGCGATCGCTTCGTGGAATTGATGAAAGGCGACTATTTTTTTGGTACTCGCGATGTGGCGATGACAGCCAAAACCGCTCGTTCTATGTTCCAATACGGCATTCCCGGATGGCTGGATGGTATGCTGGACAAGGCAACTGGCAGTGCGATCGATTCCGACTGGACGCAGTTAGCCAAGGAGTGCGATCGCGTCTACTTAGGCGGTTCCATGAATGGGGATGTAAAATGGGCCCCCGCCGAACTCGTACCCAGCAGTGGAATCGTGCGCGACGGCGGACTTGCAACCATTGGCGGTGGTAATCATTTTGTGGAAATTCAGGTAGTTGAGGAAGTTGTAGACAAGGCTTATGCTTACAATTGGGGAGTGCGATCGGGTCAACTCGCCTTTATGATTCACTCAGGATCGCGCAATGTCGGCAAATACATCGGCGGAATGTGGCGCGATCGCGCACAGGAAGCGTGGCCAAAGCACCTCAAAACCCCCGAATCTCGGCTTTTCCCCCTTTCAGCCCACGACACCCCCAACCTCGTTGCAGACTACCTACAAGCACAAGCAACCGCCGCTAACTATGGTTTTCTCAACCGCCTGCTGTTAGCAGAATTGCTACGTTTGCGCCTGCGACAAGTTTATGGCGATATCGAGGCCCCTTTAGTCTACGATTTGCCGCACAATATCACCTTAGTTGAAGGTGCCGGTTGGGTAACGCGCAAAGGCGCTTGTCCCGCACATTCTGGACAGCCTGCGATCGTCCCCGGTTCGATGGGTGCGCCGTCTTACCTGCTGGTTGGCCTGGGAAACCCCCAATTTCTCAATTCAGCATCTCACGGTGCAGGTAGAGCGCGATCGCGCTTCGATCTCACCCGCCAAGGGGCCGACAAAACAGAAGAAAAATTGGGTTTAACTGGGGTGGATTGCATTACTTTACGCCAGGAGCGTAGAATTGAAGAAGCCCCAGCCGCTTACAAACCAATTCAACCAGCGATCGACGCTCAAGTTGAAGCTAAAATGGTTGACATCGTGGCTATAATGCAACCAGTGTTGACATTTAAAGCGTAA
- a CDS encoding Uma2 family endonuclease, translating to MTTLISQVRQGAIANKLPKWIPATWEDYLVYRDDPTLERVRLFFNGNYLFVDDMSGEGINHASINNLFTMLFFIWFSRQVVQTASSLGGCLIEKPNTQAASPDLVLYIGEGVPQWQEGEPRLINLNQWRVPDLVGEVGDTTLATDLDEKKKLYADLGIPEYWAIDVKGKRVFAFRLQSSGIYEQIQESVALSGLPIALLEETLERLNQGTNISAANWFAQAIATMSAE from the coding sequence ATGACTACTTTAATTTCCCAAGTCCGCCAAGGCGCGATCGCTAACAAGTTACCCAAATGGATACCCGCCACTTGGGAGGATTACTTGGTATATCGCGACGATCCTACCCTTGAGAGAGTCAGACTGTTTTTTAATGGTAACTACCTTTTTGTTGATGATATGAGTGGCGAAGGAATTAATCATGCTAGCATCAATAACCTATTCACGATGCTATTTTTTATCTGGTTTAGTCGCCAAGTAGTACAAACAGCTAGCTCTCTGGGAGGCTGTTTAATCGAAAAGCCAAACACGCAAGCCGCCTCACCAGATTTAGTTTTATACATTGGTGAAGGTGTGCCCCAATGGCAAGAAGGAGAACCGCGATTAATTAATTTGAATCAATGGCGAGTTCCCGATTTAGTAGGGGAAGTTGGAGATACTACTCTAGCCACAGATTTAGATGAAAAAAAGAAACTTTATGCGGATTTAGGTATCCCTGAATATTGGGCAATTGATGTTAAGGGAAAACGAGTCTTCGCCTTCCGTTTACAGTCAAGTGGAATTTACGAACAAATACAAGAATCTGTAGCTTTATCGGGCTTACCAATTGCTTTGCTAGAAGAAACTTTAGAGCGTTTAAATCAAGGGACTAATATTAGTGCGGCTAATTGGTTTGCACAAGCGATCGCGACCATGAGTGCTGAGTAA